Proteins from a genomic interval of Salvelinus namaycush isolate Seneca unplaced genomic scaffold, SaNama_1.0 Scaffold99, whole genome shotgun sequence:
- the LOC120043660 gene encoding myosin heavy chain, fast skeletal muscle-like yields MSTDAEMQIYGKAAIYLRKSEKERMEAQAMPFDSKNACYVADKVELYLKGLVTARADGKCTVTVTKPDGSKEEGKEFKDADIYEMNPPKYDKIEDMAMMTYLNEASVLYNLKERYAAWMIYTYSGLFCATVNPYKWLPVYDEEVVNAYRGKKRMEAPPHIFSVSDNAFQFMMIDKENQSVLITGESGAGKTVNTKRVIQYFATIAVSGAKKEADPGKMQGSLEDQIIAANPLLESYGNAKTVRNDNSSRFGKFIRIHFQGGKLAKADIETYLLEKSRVSFQLPDERGYHIFFQMMTGHKPELVEMALITTNPYDFPMCSQGQIAVASINDNEELDATDDAITILGFTNEEKVGIYKLTGAVLHHGNLKFKQKQREEQAEPDGTEVADKIAYLLGLNSAEMLKALCYPRVKVGNEYVTKGQTVPQVNNSVSALAKSIYERMFLWMVIRINEMLDTKNPRQFYIGVLDIAGFEIFDYNSMEQLCINFTNEKLQQFFNHTMFVLEQEEYKKEGIVWAFIDFGMDLAACIELIEKPLGIFSILEEECMFPKSSDTTFKDKLYAQHLGKTQAFEKPKPAKGKAEAHFSLVHYAGTVDYNITGWLEKNKDPLNDSVCQLYQKSGVKILAALYPPPPPEDKAKKGGKKKGGSMQTVSSQFRENLHKLMTNLRSTHPHFVRCLIPNESKTPGLMENFLVIHQLRCNGVLEGIRICRKGFPSRIIYADFKQRYKVLNASVIPEGQFMDNKKASEKLLGSIDVNHEDYKFGHTKVFFKAGLLGVLEEMRDEKLATLVGMVQALSRGFLMRREFSKMMERRESVYAIQYNIRSFMNVKTWPWMKLYFKIKPLLQSAETEKELANMKENYEKMTTDLAKALATKKQMEEKLVALTQEKNDLALQIASEGESLNDAEERCEGLIKSKIQLEAKLKETTERLEDEEEINAELTAKKRKLEDECSELKKDIDDLELTLAKVEKEKHATENKVKNLTEEMASMDESVAKLTKEKKALQEAHQQTLDDLQAEEDKVNTLTKAKTKLEQQVDDLEGSLEQEKKLRMDLERSKRKLEGDLKLAQESIMDLENDKQQADEKIKKKEFETTQLLSKVEDEQSLGAQLQKKIKELQARIEELEEEIEAERAARAKVEKQRADLSRELEEISERLEEAGGATAAQIEMNKKREAEFQKLRRDLEESTLQHEATAAALRKKQADSVAELGEQIDNLQRVKQKLEKEKSEYKMEIDDLSSNMEAVAKAKGNLEKMCRTLEDQLSELKTKNDENVRQVNDISGQRARLLTENGEFGRQLEEKEALVSQLTRGKQAFTQQVEELKRAVEEEVKAKNALAHGVQSARHDCDLLREQFEEEQEAKAELQRGMSKANSEVAQWRTKYETDAIQRTEELEEAKKKLAQRLQDAEETIEATNSKCASLEKTKQRLQGEVEDLMIDVERANALAANLDKKQRNFDKVLAEWKQKYEEGQAELEGAQKEARSMSTELFKMKNSYEEALDHLETLKRENKNLQQEISDLTEQIGETGKSIHELEKAKKTVETEKSEIQTALEEAEGTLEHEESKILRVQLELNQIKGEVDRKIAEKDEEMEQIKRNSQRVVDSMQSTLDSEVRSRNDALRVKKKMEGDLNEMEIQLSHSNRQAAEAQKQLRNVQGQLKDAQLHLDDAVRVAEDMKEQAAMVERRNGLMVAEIEELRVALEQTERGRKVAETELVDASERVGLLHSQNTSLLNTKKKLETDLVQVQGEVDDIVQEARNAEEKAKKAITDAAMMAEELKKEQDTSSHLERMKKNLEVTVKDLQHRLDEAENLAMKGGKKQLQKLESRVRELETEVEAEQRRGVDAVKGVRKYERRVKELTYQTEEDKKNVSRLQDLVDKLQMKVKAYKRHSEEAEEAANSHMSKFRKVQHELEEAEERADIAETQVNKLRAKTRDSGKGKEVAE; encoded by the exons ATGAGTACGGACGCTGAGATGCAAATCTACGGCAAGGCTGCCATATACCTCCGTAAATCTgagaaggagaggatggaggCACAAGCCATGCCCTTTGATTCAAAGAACGCCTGCTATGTGGCAGACAAGGTGGAGCTGTACCTTAAGGGTTTGGTCACTGCCAGGGCCGACGGGAAGTGTACTGTAACAGTCACGAAACCTGACGGCAGTAAGGAG GAAGGAAAAGAGTTCAAAGATGCAGACATCTATGAGATGAACCCCCCTAAGTACGACAAGATTGAGGACATGGCCATGATGACCTACCTGAATGAAGCCTCTGTGTTGTATAACCTCAAAGAGCGTTATGCAGCATGGATGATCTAT ACCTACTCTGGGCTCTTCTGTGCCACGGTGAACCCCTACAAGTGGCTTCCCGTGTACGACGAAGAGGTTGTCAACGCCtacagagggaagaagaggatgGAGGCTCCACCCCATATCTTCTCCGTCTCTGACAACGCCTTTCAGTTCATGATGATTG ATAAGGAGAACCAGTCAGTCCTGATTAC TGGAGAATCCGGTGCAGGAAAGACTGTCAACACCAAGCGTGTCATCCAGTACTTTGCCACCATTGCAGTGTCTGGTGCCAAGAAGGAAGCAGACCCTGGCAAAATGCAG GGGTCTCTTGAGGATCAGATCATTGCAGCTAACCCTCTGCTGGAGTCTTACGGTAATGCCAAGACAGTGAGGAACGACAACTCGTCTCGCTTT GGTAAATTCATCAGGATTCACTTCCAAGGTGGTAAACTGGCTAAAGCTGACATTGAGACCT accTGCTGGAGAAGTCAAGAGTGTCCTTCCAGCTGCCCGATGAGAGAGGCTACCACATCTTCTTCCAGATGATGACAGGCCACAAACCTGAGCTAGTTG AAATGGCGCTCATCACCACCAACCCCTACGACTTCCCCATGTGCAGCCAGGGTCAGATCGCTGTGGCCAGCATCAATGACAATGAAGAGCTGGATGCCACAGAT GATGCCATTACCATCCTGGGCTTCACTAATGAAGAGAAGGTTGGCATCTACAAGCTGACAGGAGCTGTATTGCACCATGGAAACTTGAAATTCAAGCAGAAGCAGCGTGAGGAGCAGGCTGAGCCAGACGGCACAGAGG TGGCTGATAAAATCGCCTACCTGCTGGGCCTGAACTCAGCTGAGATGTTGAAGGCTCTGTGCTACCCCAGAGTGAAGGTCGGCAACGAGTATGTGACCAAGGGACAGACTGTGCCTCAG GTTAATAACTCAGTCAGTGCTCTGGCCAAGTCCATCTATGAGAGGATGTTCTTGTGGATGGTCATCCGTATCAATGAGATGTTGGACACCAAGAATCCAAGGCAGTTCTATATCGGTGTGCTTGACATTGCCGGGTTTGAGATCTTTGAT TACAACAGCATGGAGCAGCTGTGCATCAACTTCACCAATGAGAAACTGCAAcagtttttcaaccacaccatGTTCGTCCTGGAGCAAGAGGAGTACAAGAAGGAGGGAATCGTCTGGGCCTTCATTGACTTCGGCATGGACTTGGCTGCCTGCATTGAGCTTATTGAGAAG CCATTGGGCATCTTCTCCATTCTTGAAGAGGAGTGCATGTTCCCCAAGTCTTCAGACACTACCTTCAAGGACAAGCTGTACGCCCAGCATCTTGGCAAAACACAGGCGTTTGAGAAGCCCAAGCCTGCCAAAGGCAAGGCAGAGGCCCACTTCTCCCTGGTGCACTACGCCGGAACTGTGGACTACAACATCACTGGGTGGCTGGAGAAGAACAAGGATCCCCTGAACGACTCAGTTTGTCAGCTGTACCAGAAGTCCGGAGTCAAAATTCTGGCTGCCCTGTATCCCCCTCCCCCACCTGAGG ATAAAGCCAAGAAAGGAGGCAAGAagaagggtggttccatgcagacAGTGTCCTCCCAGTTCAGG GAGAACTTACATAAGCTGATGACCAACTTGAGGAGCACTCATCCTCACTTTGTGCGCTGCCTGATCCCCAACGAGTCAAAGACTCCAG GTCTGATGGAGAACTTCCTGGTTATCCACCAGCTCAGGTGTAATGGTGTACTGGAGGGTATCAGGATCTGCAGAAAGGGCTTCCCCAGCAGAATCATCTATGCTGACTTCAAGCAGAG GTACAAAGTACTGAATGCCAGTGTCATCCCTGAGGGCCAGTTCATGGACAACAAGAAGGCTTCTGAGAAGCTGCTTGGgtccattgatgtgaatcacgaggattacaagtttggacacaccaag GTGTTCTTCAAAGCCGGTCTGCTGGGTgtcctggaggagatgagagatgagaagcTGGCCACTCTGGTCGGCATGGTCCAGGCTCTCAGCCGTGGATTCCTCATGAGGAGAGAGTTTAGCaagatgatggagaggag AGAATCAGTTTACGCCATCCAGTACAACATCCGCTCATTCATGAATGTGAAAACCTGGCCATGGATGAAGTTGTACTTCAAGATCAAGCCCCTGCTGCAGAGCGCTGAGACTGAGAAGGAGCTGGCCAACATGAAGGAGAACTATGAGAAGATGACAACAGACCTGGCCAAGGCTCTGGCCACAAAGAAGCAAATGGAGGAGAAGTTGGTGGCCCTGACGCAGGAGAAGAACGACCTGGCACTCCAAATAGCATCT GAAGGAGAGAGTCTGAACGATGCTGAGGAAAGGTGCGAGGGGCTCATCAAGAGCAAGATCCAGCTGGAGGCCAAACTCAAAGAGACGACCGAGAggctggaggatgaggaggagatcaATGCTGAGTTGACTGCCAAGAAGAGGAAGCTGGAGGATGAGTGCTCTGAGCTGAAGAAGGACATTGATGACCTGGAGCTCACCCTGGCCAAAGTGGAGAAGGAGAAGCACGCCACTGAAAACAAG GTTAAAaacctgacagaggagatggcGTCTATGGATGAGAGTGTTGCCAAGCTGACCAAGGAGAAGAAAGCCCTCCAAGAGGCCCACCAGCAGACACTGGAtgacctgcaggcagaggaggacaAAGTCAACACTCTGACCAAGGCCAAGACCAAGCTGGAACAGCAAGTGGACGAC CTTGAGGGTTCTCTGGAGCAAGAGAAGAAGCTCCGTATGGACCTTGAGAGATCCAAGAGAAAGCTGGAGGGAGATCTGAAACTGGCCCAGGAGTCCATAATGGACCTGGAGAATGACAAGCAGCAAGCTGATGAGAAAATCAAGAA GAAGGAGTTTGAGACCACCCAGCTCCTCAGCAAGGTTGAGGATGAGCAGTCTCTGGGAGCTCAGCTGCAGAAGAAGATCAAGGAActccag gcCCGTattgaggagctggaggaggaaaTTGAGGCTGAGCGTGCTGCCAGGGCTAAGGTTGAGAAGCAGAGGGCCGATCTCTCCAGGGAACTTGAGGAGATCAGCGAGAGGCTGGAGGAGGCCGGAGGCGCCACTGCTGCTCAGATTGAGATGAACAAGAAGCGTGAGGCTGAGTTCCAGAAGCTGCGTCGTGATCTTGAAGAGTCCACCCTGCAGCATGAGGCCACAGCCGCCGCTCTGCGCAAGAAGCAGGCCGACAGTGTGGCTGAGCTCGGGGAGCAGATCGACAACCTGCAGCGCGTCAAGCAgaagctggagaaggagaagagcgAGTACAAGATGGAGATTGATGACCTCTCCAGCAACATGGAGGCCGTCGCCAAGGCTAAG GGCAATCTGGAGAAGATGTGCCGTACTCTTGAGGACCAGCTGAGTGAGCTCAAGACTAAGAATGATGAGAATGTTCGCCAGGTCAACGACATCAGCGGACAGAGAGCCAGACTCCTGACAGAAAATG GTGAGTTTGGTCGCCAGCTGGAGGAGAAGGAAGCCCTGGTGTCTCAGCTGACCAGAGGCAAACAGGCCTTCACTCAGCAGGTGGAGGAGCTGAAGAGGGCTGTTGAGGAGGAGGTCAAG GCTAAAAACGCACTGGCCCACGGTGTTCAGTCTGCCCGCCATGACTGTGACCTCCTGAGGGAGCAGtttgaggaggagcaggaggccaAGGCAGAGCTGCAACGCGGCATGTCCAAGGCCAATAGTGAGGTGGCTCAGTGGAGGACTAAGTATGAAACTGATGCCATCCAGCGcacagaggagctggaggaggccaA GAAGAAGCTGGCCCAGCGTCTGCAGGATGCTGAGGAGACCATTGAGGCGACCAACTCCAAGTGCGCCTCCCTGGAGAAGACCAAGCAGAGGctgcagggagaggtggaggacctCATGATTGATGTTGAGAGAGCCAACGCATTGGCCGCCAACCTCGACAAGAAGCAGAGGAACTTTGACAAG GTTCTGGCAGAGTGGAAGCAGAAGTATGAGGAGGGCCAGGCTGAGCTGGAAGGAGCTCAGAAGGAGGCTCGCTCTATGAGCACTGAACTCTTCAAGATGAAGAACTCCTACGAGGAGGCTCTGGATCATCTGGAGACTctgaagagagagaacaagaacctGCAAC aggagATCTCTGACCTGACTGAGCAGATCGGAGAGACTGGCAAGAGCATCCATGAGCTGGAGAAGGCCAAGAAGACCGTGGAGACAGAGAAGTCTGAGATCCAGACCGCTCTGGAGGAGGCTGAG GGAACACTGGAGCACGAGGAATCCAAGATTCTGCGTGTGCAGCTGGAGCTGAACCAGATCAAGGGTGAGGTGGACAGGAAGATCGCTGAGAAGGACGAGGAGATGGAGCAGATCAAGAGGAACAGCCAGAGGGTGGTTGACTCCATGCAGAGCACCCTGGACTCTGAGGTCAGGAGCAGGAATGATGCCCTGAGGgtgaagaagaagatggagggagacctGAACGAGATGGAGATCCAGCTGAGCCACTCCAACAGGCAGGCCGCTGAGGCCCAGAAACAGCTGAGGAATGTCCAGGGACAGCTCAAG GATGCCCAATTGCACCTTGATGACGCCGTCCGTGTCGCAGAAGACATGAAGGAGCAGGCAGCCATGGTGGAGCGCAGAAACGGTCTGATGGTGGCTGAAATCGAGGAGCTGAGAGTTGCTCTGGAGCAGACAGAGCGAGGCCGCAAAGTGGCTGAGACTGAGCTGGTAGACGCCAGCGAGCGTGTTGGCCTGCTGCACTCCCAG AACACCAGCCTTCTGAACACCAAGAAGAAGCTAGAGACTGACCTGGTGCAGGTGCAGGGAGAGGTGGACGACATCGTCCAGGAGGCCAGGAATGCAGAGGAGAAGGCCAAGAAGGCAATCACTGAC GCAGCCATGATGGCTGAGGAGCTGAAGAAGGAGCAGGACACCAGCTCTCACCTGGAGAGGATGAAGAAGAACCTGGAGGTCACAGTCAAGGACCTCCAGCACCGCCTGGATGAGGCTGAGAATCTGGCCATGAAGGGAGGCAAGAAGCAGCTCCAGAAACTGGAGTCCAGG GTGCGTGAGCTCGAGACTGAGGTGGAGGCAGAGCAGAGAAGAGGTGTAGACGCGGTCAAGGGAGTCCGCAAGTATGAGCGCAGAGTCAAGGAGCTCACTTACCAG ACTGAGGAGGATAAGAAGAACGTTAGCAGACTTCAGGACCTGGTTGATAAGCTGCAGATGAAAGTGAAGGCCTACAAGAGGCATTCTGAGGAAGCG GAGGAAGCAGCCAATAGCCATATGTCTAAGTTCAGGAAGGTTCAGCATGAgctggaggaggctgaggagcGTGCTGACATCGCTGAGACTCAGGTCAACAAGCTCAGAGCCAAGACCCGTGACTCTGGAAAG GGAAAAGAAGTTGCTGAATAA